The proteins below are encoded in one region of Sporosarcina sp. FSL K6-1508:
- a CDS encoding sensor domain-containing diguanylate cyclase, with translation MIKTLRFWIMLLISFTMIGILSITLFSGYYVTKQNLINNSLEINRVYSMKLAQLSEEVFGGMQSNLQIKASEMSAEIDNPEKLSEKLADLISSSKNFNSLSIVDREGVVLATSPEIGIVGKKLATEGPTEALRERKPLISKPYKAATGRLLILVSTPLWSEKNEYLGFLSGTIYLQQDNIIHDILDEHFSTDGSYVWVVDTSGMLIYHPDAKRIGETISENEVNLKIQRHESGAQQVTNSEGKKFLAGYTYIKSSKWGVVSQTPFEASIKPLSGMVYKMLLYAFPFVVFFFLLTIILTEKLSSPLRKLAMLSARLKESGGQIECNDIPTWYFEAKQLNATIHEYAQSQQQKVEDYKERSYTDPLTGLKNRRYGEEITTKWIMEKKQFSVIMIDIDHFKAVNDKYGHHIGDEVLKFLSGKMNEIVRDDDVCIRLGGEEFVVLLAETNIQEAMIIAERLRTNVASMLCPTNDYMTISSGVGSYHNHNETIEDFFNRVDKALYQAKMEGRNKVVQSEG, from the coding sequence ATGATCAAAACATTACGATTTTGGATAATGCTTCTTATATCATTTACGATGATTGGCATACTCAGTATCACTTTGTTTTCTGGTTATTACGTTACAAAACAAAATTTAATAAATAATTCCTTGGAAATTAATAGAGTCTATTCCATGAAATTGGCACAGCTTTCCGAAGAGGTGTTTGGCGGAATGCAAAGTAATTTGCAAATTAAAGCTTCTGAAATGAGTGCCGAAATTGACAACCCAGAAAAGTTGTCAGAAAAACTTGCTGATTTAATAAGTAGCAGTAAAAACTTTAATTCGCTTTCCATAGTTGATAGGGAGGGGGTTGTGCTTGCGACCTCACCGGAAATAGGTATAGTCGGAAAGAAACTAGCTACTGAAGGCCCGACAGAAGCACTGCGTGAAAGAAAACCCCTTATCTCAAAGCCTTATAAAGCTGCAACGGGCAGACTGCTCATACTAGTTTCCACCCCATTATGGAGTGAAAAAAATGAATACCTCGGATTTTTGAGTGGCACGATTTATTTGCAACAAGATAATATTATTCATGATATCCTCGACGAACACTTTTCCACGGACGGTTCATATGTTTGGGTAGTTGATACTTCAGGAATGTTGATCTACCATCCCGATGCCAAAAGAATTGGGGAAACAATTAGTGAAAATGAAGTCAATCTAAAAATACAAAGACATGAAAGTGGTGCCCAACAAGTTACGAACTCTGAAGGTAAGAAGTTTCTTGCCGGCTACACATACATTAAGTCGAGCAAGTGGGGAGTTGTTTCTCAAACACCCTTTGAAGCAAGCATCAAACCTTTGTCGGGAATGGTATACAAAATGCTGCTATACGCATTTCCATTTGTTGTATTCTTTTTCCTCTTAACCATTATTTTGACCGAAAAATTATCATCTCCATTGCGCAAATTGGCTATGTTGTCGGCAAGACTAAAAGAAAGCGGAGGACAAATCGAATGTAATGATATTCCTACGTGGTACTTCGAGGCTAAGCAGTTGAATGCAACAATTCACGAATACGCACAGAGTCAGCAACAGAAGGTTGAGGATTATAAGGAGCGTTCCTATACGGACCCTCTAACTGGACTGAAGAATCGTAGATATGGAGAAGAAATCACCACGAAATGGATAATGGAAAAAAAACAGTTTTCCGTCATTATGATTGATATTGATCATTTCAAAGCTGTCAACGACAAATATGGCCATCATATTGGCGACGAAGTTCTTAAGTTTCTCTCAGGAAAAATGAATGAAATAGTTCGGGACGATGATGTATGCATTAGATTGGGAGGAGAAGAATTTGTTGTCTTGTTGGCTGAAACGAATATTCAGGAAGCAATGATTATAGCTGAAAGGCTTCGAACAAATGTCGCATCAATGTTATGTCCGACCAATGATTATATGACGATTTCATCTGGCGTTGGTAGTTATCATAATCATAACGAAACAATAGAAGACTTTTTCAACAGGGTAGACAAGGCGTTATATCAAGCGAAAATGGAAGGAAGAAATAAAGTCGTACAATCTGAAGGTTGA
- a CDS encoding DUF1232 domain-containing protein gives MAKDIINLSLGLLLRKLLKERSMSMRKLSELSEIDTATISRVINGKRSANLQHLERFACCLEVPLADLVEAAGYPIEQIQEKSLLKNHTYVDILQDVFVSSDMADQNVSEAVIEQKLAKYEQYVQTVEGKNEILNEFGKKLESVGSIGPLISQMKDLYKKFHLGNGTPYELAIIGSALLYFIIPLDVIPDYLFAIGYLDDAIAVQLASNSLAKN, from the coding sequence ATGGCTAAAGACATCATCAATTTGTCTCTTGGTTTATTGCTAAGGAAATTATTAAAAGAGCGTTCAATGTCGATGAGAAAACTTAGTGAACTCAGCGAAATTGATACAGCTACTATTTCACGAGTGATAAATGGGAAAAGAAGTGCAAACTTGCAACATTTAGAACGTTTTGCATGCTGCCTAGAAGTGCCTTTGGCCGATCTGGTCGAAGCCGCTGGTTATCCTATTGAACAGATACAGGAAAAAAGTCTGCTGAAAAATCATACATATGTAGATATACTTCAAGACGTTTTCGTTTCTTCGGACATGGCGGATCAAAACGTATCAGAAGCTGTTATTGAACAAAAATTAGCAAAGTACGAACAGTATGTTCAAACGGTAGAAGGAAAAAACGAAATTCTCAATGAATTCGGAAAGAAGCTGGAAAGTGTAGGCAGCATAGGGCCGCTTATTAGTCAGATGAAGGATCTATACAAGAAATTTCATCTGGGGAATGGTACTCCCTATGAACTTGCAATAATTGGTAGTGCGCTATTGTATTTTATCATTCCTTTAGATGTTATTCCTGATTATCTATTTGCCATTGGATATTTGGATGATGCGATTGCAGTACAACTTGCTTCAAATTCATTAGCAAAGAACTGA
- a CDS encoding ABC transporter permease encodes MKINLIWTERAKDFYIDIAKYFSVIAMSVLYSFIIFGSVFIYYYLKFLQWLPPYFQTESIASFVITLTLLQTSVRTFLKKADIIFLMPAEKELSSYFRTSMFYSALMDVIRILIMMIISSPLIRHSEINTIPFLITFSGLIILNIRMAWIEQWLTGNLQKLVHSVIRSLLLFTTLYFMFTGMWIVAGFLLIINIIFWFYVFDKKAIGVNWEFLISKEERSLLNIYKFINIYIDVPHLKYSFKSRPFLGWWIKKTISYKQSSAYEYLFSHLFVRYNEFYYLYVRLTLVGLSINYFFPTYGWFVTFLLLFLSGYQLLPLYHSINENSYHYPISTFTVKQSFQKLLRSLLILQVLLLSLVSFIHNHPIKAVFIILMELLFIYWFVYFFASKRILKKE; translated from the coding sequence ATGAAAATCAACTTAATATGGACTGAAAGAGCAAAAGATTTTTATATTGACATTGCTAAATACTTTTCAGTCATTGCAATGAGTGTACTTTATTCATTTATAATCTTTGGTAGTGTTTTCATTTATTATTACTTGAAATTTCTTCAATGGTTACCTCCATATTTTCAAACTGAAAGTATAGCTTCTTTCGTAATTACTCTTACTCTTTTACAGACAAGCGTTCGAACATTTTTGAAAAAAGCGGATATTATTTTTCTAATGCCTGCGGAGAAGGAATTATCTTCATATTTTAGAACATCGATGTTTTACAGCGCTTTAATGGATGTCATTCGAATACTGATAATGATGATAATTAGTAGCCCTTTAATAAGACATAGTGAAATTAATACTATTCCATTCCTAATTACTTTTTCAGGCTTAATCATTTTAAATATTCGTATGGCGTGGATTGAACAATGGCTAACGGGTAACCTTCAAAAATTAGTTCACAGTGTTATTAGATCCCTATTACTTTTTACAACTCTTTATTTCATGTTTACAGGTATGTGGATAGTTGCAGGGTTTTTATTGATTATCAATATTATTTTTTGGTTCTATGTATTTGATAAGAAAGCAATCGGGGTTAACTGGGAGTTCTTAATTAGTAAAGAAGAAAGATCTTTATTAAATATTTATAAATTTATTAATATATATATTGATGTCCCTCACCTAAAATATTCGTTTAAGAGCCGACCGTTTTTAGGTTGGTGGATAAAAAAGACTATATCTTATAAACAATCGTCTGCTTATGAATACTTATTTTCACACTTATTTGTCAGGTATAATGAATTTTACTATTTATATGTAAGGTTAACCTTAGTAGGATTAAGTATTAATTACTTTTTCCCTACCTACGGATGGTTCGTGACTTTCTTGCTATTATTTTTATCCGGATATCAGTTACTCCCTTTATATCATTCGATCAATGAAAATTCTTACCATTATCCCATCTCAACGTTTACTGTTAAGCAGTCTTTTCAAAAACTTTTAAGGAGCCTTTTAATTTTACAAGTACTTCTTTTAAGCTTGGTTTCATTTATTCATAATCATCCTATAAAAGCTGTTTTTATAATCTTGATGGAATTGTTATTTATATATTGGTTTGTTTATTTTTTCGCCTCGAAAAGGATTCTAAAAAAAGAGTGA
- a CDS encoding DinB family protein translates to MFNSIEEFLTNWDHESESTQKILDTLTDESLSQEVSPKDRTLGRIAWHIVTTLDEMVSRTGLDFKATPHDAPVPEKASEIAEAYRSSNNTMVAAIKEQWNEETLNELKEMYGEQWSVATILSILTSHQTHHRGQMTVLMRQAGLSVPGVYGPSREEWALFGEEAPKV, encoded by the coding sequence ATGTTTAATTCAATTGAAGAATTCCTTACCAATTGGGATCATGAAAGCGAATCAACCCAAAAAATCCTTGACACGTTAACAGATGAATCATTATCTCAAGAAGTCTCGCCTAAAGATCGCACGCTTGGCAGAATTGCATGGCATATCGTTACAACCCTTGATGAGATGGTGTCGCGAACAGGACTCGATTTCAAAGCGACTCCCCATGATGCGCCTGTTCCAGAAAAAGCTTCTGAAATTGCGGAAGCATACCGTTCTTCAAACAATACGATGGTCGCCGCAATTAAAGAACAGTGGAATGAAGAAACTTTGAATGAATTAAAGGAAATGTACGGGGAGCAATGGTCAGTCGCCACAATTCTAAGTATATTAACATCACACCAAACGCATCACCGTGGACAGATGACTGTACTCATGAGACAAGCGGGTTTGAGTGTACCCGGCGTCTATGGACCGTCGCGTGAAGAGTGGGCATTGTTCGGTGAGGAAGCACCGAAAGTTTAA
- a CDS encoding PadR family transcriptional regulator has protein sequence MNVQFKKGVLNLCVLVLLDKQDRYGYELVQKISDQISISEGSVYPLLRRLTKEGYFTTYLQESTEGPPRKYYKLTDAGREYLYEQLEEWKNFTNGVNTLIEEGVRND, from the coding sequence ATGAATGTACAATTCAAAAAAGGTGTGCTGAACTTATGTGTACTTGTCCTGCTCGACAAGCAAGATCGGTACGGCTATGAACTTGTGCAAAAAATTTCGGATCAAATTTCAATTTCCGAAGGATCGGTTTATCCCTTACTTCGGCGGTTAACAAAAGAAGGTTATTTTACGACATATTTGCAGGAATCAACGGAAGGGCCTCCTCGTAAATATTATAAACTGACGGATGCCGGTCGCGAGTATCTATACGAGCAGTTAGAGGAGTGGAAGAATTTCACGAATGGTGTAAATACATTAATCGAGGAGGGTGTACGGAATGACTGA
- a CDS encoding branched-chain amino acid aminotransferase: MLKKQMEKYIVENTKDNKIEFFEVDKEYVAKHQLITSGQTVLDKDFHFNVVERCVKETENLIREEDQQFLSGSISYLKNHMNEFIYVESDAFDLIRIDAVVLECDDVFKTYSSLFGLKLQKKFGDAIKAYLDTHLHGDGAKYSVLFSNEDGLWDMNFALDYVDGFNEDLSFVEVYQLMYNFIFKLVEAIDEEQ, translated from the coding sequence TTGTTAAAAAAACAGATGGAAAAGTATATTGTAGAAAATACAAAGGATAACAAGATTGAGTTCTTTGAAGTGGATAAAGAATATGTCGCTAAACATCAATTGATTACCAGTGGACAAACTGTTCTAGACAAAGACTTCCACTTCAATGTCGTTGAACGGTGTGTTAAAGAGACAGAAAATCTGATTCGAGAAGAAGATCAGCAATTTTTAAGTGGTAGTATTTCATATTTGAAAAATCATATGAATGAATTCATTTATGTGGAATCGGATGCTTTTGACCTCATTCGAATTGATGCAGTTGTACTTGAATGCGACGATGTATTTAAAACGTATTCTTCTTTATTCGGATTAAAATTACAAAAAAAATTCGGCGATGCTATAAAAGCGTATCTCGACACGCATTTACACGGAGACGGAGCGAAATATAGTGTACTGTTTTCAAATGAAGACGGCTTATGGGATATGAACTTTGCGCTGGATTACGTAGACGGTTTTAATGAAGATTTATCGTTTGTAGAGGTTTATCAACTGATGTACAACTTTATATTCAAATTGGTTGAAGCCATTGATGAAGAGCAGTGA
- a CDS encoding S8 family peptidase, which produces MEHYVRVMPYQVIEQEAEVKEVPEGVELIQAPKIWSKTKGKGITVAVLDTGCDSSHPDLQKQIIGGRNFTDDDGGHPDIFKDYNGHGTHVAGTIAAQENDNGVIGVAPEASLLIIKVLNKNGSGQYDWIIDGINYAIEQKVDIISMSLGGPTDIPELYQAVKKAIANNILVVCAAGNEGDNNDSTDEFAFPGSYNEVISVGAINFERRSSEFTNSHNEIDLVAPGEGIVSTYLNGKYATLSGTSMAAPHVSGALALIKNLANSSFERKLSESELYAQLIKRTVPLGNSAKLEGNGLIYLTVLDHLAKVFDQEVKTMVMNRQASFS; this is translated from the coding sequence ATGGAGCACTATGTTCGAGTAATGCCATACCAAGTGATTGAACAGGAAGCAGAGGTAAAAGAAGTGCCCGAGGGTGTTGAATTGATACAGGCACCTAAGATCTGGAGCAAAACGAAGGGAAAAGGGATTACGGTAGCTGTCCTCGATACAGGTTGTGATAGTTCACATCCAGATTTACAAAAACAGATTATAGGCGGTCGGAATTTCACGGATGATGATGGAGGACATCCCGATATATTCAAGGATTATAATGGGCATGGAACTCATGTTGCAGGTACCATTGCTGCCCAGGAAAATGATAATGGGGTAATCGGAGTGGCGCCTGAAGCAAGTTTGCTTATTATAAAGGTATTGAATAAAAATGGCTCCGGACAATATGATTGGATCATCGATGGCATCAATTATGCTATTGAACAAAAAGTAGATATTATCTCCATGTCACTGGGAGGACCAACTGATATTCCAGAACTGTATCAAGCCGTCAAAAAGGCAATCGCTAACAATATCCTCGTAGTTTGTGCGGCGGGGAATGAAGGTGACAATAACGATTCAACTGATGAATTTGCTTTTCCGGGCAGTTATAATGAAGTTATTAGTGTGGGGGCCATTAATTTTGAGCGACGCTCTTCGGAGTTTACCAATTCCCATAATGAAATCGATTTAGTTGCTCCGGGTGAAGGGATTGTTTCTACTTATTTAAACGGGAAATATGCTACTTTAAGTGGGACTTCCATGGCTGCTCCCCATGTTTCTGGGGCGCTAGCTTTAATAAAAAATCTGGCAAACAGCAGTTTTGAACGGAAGCTTTCAGAGTCAGAACTTTACGCTCAACTAATTAAAAGGACTGTACCATTGGGTAATTCTGCAAAGCTCGAAGGAAATGGGCTGATTTATTTAACCGTTCTCGACCATTTGGCCAAAGTATTTGATCAAGAAGTTAAAACAATGGTCATGAATAGGCAGGCAAGCTTCAGCTAA
- a CDS encoding TRM11 family SAM-dependent methyltransferase, which produces MDEHDLCMLEMRSFFGFDVPSTVLKSSIRIDPSRSAFMKERLDIMYEGNNLEEISQQVEQHDLGGFTFRVVSLNTADLGTTAKIGHPERRKIEREIGLRVNGIPELVHPPGKTFGIILLDGKWYFGKLVESESIWFQHQKKPHMYSTALSTRVARAVANIAVPHPAGVRAIDPCCGIGTVLVEALSMGINIVGRDINPRVVLGSRKNIAHFDLEGSVEIGPIAEVVDEYDVAIIDMPYNLFTHITPEAQLEILKEARRFTKKVIVVTIETIDHMVEEAGFNITDRCVAKKGHFIRQVLVCE; this is translated from the coding sequence ATGGATGAGCATGATCTATGCATGTTAGAAATGAGATCATTTTTCGGTTTCGATGTCCCCTCTACAGTATTGAAAAGTTCGATTAGAATTGATCCGAGCCGAAGCGCTTTTATGAAAGAACGGCTGGATATTATGTATGAAGGCAATAATCTCGAAGAAATTTCACAACAAGTTGAACAGCATGATTTAGGTGGATTTACTTTTAGAGTCGTCTCTTTGAATACGGCTGATCTCGGCACAACCGCTAAAATTGGGCATCCGGAACGGCGAAAAATCGAACGTGAAATCGGTTTACGTGTCAATGGTATTCCAGAATTAGTGCATCCACCGGGAAAAACATTCGGCATTATTTTATTGGATGGCAAGTGGTATTTTGGGAAGTTGGTTGAGAGTGAATCCATTTGGTTCCAACATCAGAAAAAACCGCATATGTATTCAACAGCACTAAGCACTCGCGTCGCAAGGGCAGTAGCCAATATTGCAGTCCCGCATCCCGCTGGTGTACGAGCAATCGATCCTTGCTGCGGCATTGGAACTGTTCTAGTTGAAGCATTATCTATGGGCATCAATATCGTCGGTCGTGATATTAACCCACGTGTTGTTTTAGGATCGAGGAAAAACATTGCCCATTTCGACCTCGAAGGCAGTGTAGAAATTGGACCTATTGCAGAAGTTGTTGACGAATATGACGTTGCAATTATCGATATGCCCTATAATCTTTTTACACATATAACCCCTGAAGCGCAACTTGAAATATTGAAGGAAGCACGCCGGTTTACGAAGAAAGTCATCGTTGTGACAATTGAAACAATCGATCATATGGTTGAAGAAGCCGGTTTTAATATTACTGATCGCTGTGTTGCAAAAAAAGGGCATTTTATCAGACAAGTGCTTGTTTGCGAATAA
- a CDS encoding endonuclease I family protein, which translates to MEYLIRKNTSVKTSLAELEFNKERLEDEKKYYDWEKDQLIILNYYEAIHFNESSKDELFMQLNQLVTKTHVNRLAYNSKTRNYLYSIVDLQIGGNLKSIYSGKEKNPEQVMKEDYETEQKRKEAYDRLLKSNPKNEVKIQEAIATIESEHIYNCEHVVPQSWFDKHNPMRGDLHHLFTCEKECNSLRSNHPYHDFVDYSPEMKAKVIKTQCGKYENSKFEPESGKGEVARATLYFILRYPQEISRYSSKELELLFKWHTDYKVSTYEKHRNKAIFDIQKNRNPLIDFPQFSDRIDFTLGLTK; encoded by the coding sequence TTGGAATACTTAATCAGAAAAAATACAAGTGTAAAAACATCACTAGCAGAATTGGAATTTAATAAAGAAAGACTAGAAGATGAAAAAAAGTATTATGACTGGGAAAAGGATCAGCTTATAATCTTAAACTATTATGAGGCCATTCATTTTAATGAATCGAGCAAAGATGAACTTTTTATGCAATTGAATCAGTTAGTTACTAAAACACATGTAAATCGTCTTGCTTACAATTCCAAAACTAGAAACTATTTATATTCCATAGTCGACCTTCAGATTGGCGGGAACTTAAAAAGCATATACTCGGGAAAAGAAAAGAACCCTGAGCAAGTTATGAAAGAAGATTACGAAACAGAGCAAAAAAGAAAGGAAGCGTATGACAGACTGTTAAAAAGCAACCCGAAAAACGAGGTTAAAATACAAGAAGCGATAGCAACCATTGAAAGCGAACATATATATAATTGCGAGCACGTAGTTCCACAATCATGGTTTGACAAGCATAATCCGATGCGAGGTGATTTACATCATCTTTTTACATGTGAAAAAGAATGCAATTCATTGAGATCCAATCATCCTTATCATGATTTCGTTGACTATTCTCCTGAAATGAAGGCGAAGGTAATCAAAACGCAATGCGGAAAATACGAAAACAGTAAGTTTGAACCTGAAAGCGGTAAAGGCGAGGTTGCCAGAGCGACATTGTATTTTATATTAAGATATCCTCAAGAAATCAGTCGCTATAGTAGTAAGGAGCTTGAGCTGTTGTTCAAATGGCATACTGATTATAAAGTATCGACTTATGAAAAGCACCGCAACAAGGCTATTTTCGACATTCAAAAAAATAGGAATCCCCTAATAGATTTTCCACAGTTTTCCGATCGTATAGACTTTACATTGGGATTAACAAAGTGA
- a CDS encoding leucyl aminopeptidase family protein — MSTEVKVIFANDPIVLGNAAVKKFVANQKAGHSSVLIGETHYIVVKECKEKEMTLEKARATAGNIARDVSAQKIETAVIEDGVISNAYAKLDRGAVLTAFAEGWELGSYQFVNYKSDVTAFQTALAIVGDEAKPFIEAGKIRAAATAFSRDLMNEVSNVLNPETFPEVLKKNFEGTDVEVNVLDKEKLKEMEMNGVLTVARGSIYKPSFVELVYKGDASKPLVALVGKGVTFDTGGISLKSGKDLSDMRMDMGGAAAVSGALTLLAKSNAKVNVVALIPIVENMPDNTSVLPGEVITYKNGLTVQVGNTDAEGRLILADALIRAGEWKAEYIVDIATLTGAIVNALGTELGGVFGDEELSAQMKKIGDQNGDFIWPMPLVEAYDKSLDSDYADMNNISSLGGAGSITAGLFLRRFVPKDSKWLHVDMAGMMSKNSASGYYAKSATGYGARLLADFTTHISN; from the coding sequence ATGTCTACTGAAGTAAAAGTGATTTTTGCGAACGATCCGATTGTCTTGGGAAATGCTGCGGTAAAAAAATTCGTAGCAAATCAAAAGGCGGGGCATAGCTCTGTATTAATCGGAGAAACACATTATATTGTCGTAAAAGAGTGCAAAGAAAAAGAGATGACACTTGAAAAAGCCCGTGCAACGGCAGGGAATATCGCTCGTGATGTAAGCGCACAAAAAATTGAAACAGCAGTCATAGAGGATGGAGTTATTTCCAATGCCTATGCGAAGTTGGACAGAGGAGCAGTCCTGACAGCATTCGCGGAAGGATGGGAACTGGGTTCTTATCAATTCGTAAACTATAAATCGGACGTCACGGCATTCCAAACTGCACTTGCTATAGTTGGCGACGAAGCGAAGCCATTCATTGAAGCTGGCAAGATCCGAGCAGCAGCAACTGCATTCTCACGTGATTTGATGAATGAAGTGTCGAACGTCTTGAATCCCGAAACGTTCCCGGAAGTATTGAAGAAAAACTTTGAAGGCACTGACGTTGAAGTCAATGTGCTGGATAAAGAAAAGCTTAAGGAAATGGAAATGAACGGTGTGTTGACAGTCGCTCGCGGAAGTATATACAAGCCATCGTTCGTTGAACTTGTCTACAAAGGAGACGCATCGAAACCGCTTGTGGCGCTCGTCGGTAAAGGCGTGACATTCGATACAGGCGGCATCAGTTTGAAGAGCGGCAAAGATTTAAGTGATATGCGCATGGATATGGGCGGAGCAGCTGCTGTTTCCGGTGCACTTACATTGCTCGCAAAATCGAACGCGAAAGTGAACGTTGTCGCACTTATTCCGATTGTGGAAAACATGCCGGATAACACATCCGTTTTACCAGGGGAAGTCATTACCTATAAAAATGGATTGACTGTTCAAGTCGGTAACACTGATGCGGAAGGCCGTCTCATTTTAGCAGACGCGCTCATTCGTGCTGGTGAATGGAAAGCGGAATACATCGTCGATATCGCCACACTGACAGGGGCAATCGTCAATGCACTCGGTACTGAACTTGGGGGCGTATTCGGAGACGAAGAGTTATCTGCTCAAATGAAAAAAATTGGCGATCAAAATGGTGATTTCATCTGGCCGATGCCATTAGTTGAAGCATATGACAAATCGCTTGATAGTGACTACGCAGATATGAACAACATCAGTTCATTAGGCGGGGCAGGGTCGATTACAGCAGGCTTATTCCTGCGCCGTTTCGTTCCGAAAGATAGCAAATGGCTGCACGTCGATATGGCAGGCATGATGAGTAAAAACAGCGCATCAGGATACTATGCTAAATCTGCAACTGGCTATGGCGCACGATTATTAGCCGACTTTACAACACATATTTCAAACTAA
- a CDS encoding DUF4097 family beta strand repeat-containing protein, producing MTENQFIGELETALKKLPAEERNDIIKDIQEYFINGREDGKSESEIATSLGSPESIANELLTSYSFVNKEVDVQSSNEVITIEDDRFTTIDINVQHGALFVRPSDNSITTVELIGSNEKLQLTAEVVGDTLFVRLKNLRHWLFMFNFNMKAVTLNVFIPTKLYQSIAMKTDNGRISAEKLLGKKIGANTDNGKIQLREIAATTLTAETDNGRIEIDKVQADLLRTKTDNGRIEMRHVDADSIAVESDNGRIELEHVSGSIVGSTDNGRITLQTDSLDRNIDLQTDNGSIVIQSSIEPKNVSIHAKTGHGKVDIFGDRNSRTVIGAGEHTIRLKSDNGRITVS from the coding sequence ATGACTGAAAATCAATTTATAGGTGAACTTGAAACTGCTTTGAAAAAACTACCTGCTGAGGAACGCAACGATATCATTAAAGATATTCAGGAGTATTTTATTAACGGTCGTGAGGATGGAAAATCAGAAAGTGAGATTGCTACTTCTCTCGGGTCTCCCGAAAGTATTGCTAACGAATTGCTCACTTCCTATTCATTTGTGAATAAAGAAGTGGATGTGCAATCCTCGAATGAAGTCATTACAATCGAAGATGATCGATTTACAACTATCGATATCAACGTCCAGCATGGTGCCCTTTTTGTGAGACCTTCTGATAATTCGATAACGACAGTTGAATTGATTGGATCGAATGAAAAATTGCAACTGACTGCGGAAGTTGTAGGCGATACGTTGTTCGTTCGACTTAAAAATTTACGCCACTGGTTATTCATGTTCAATTTTAATATGAAAGCGGTGACACTAAACGTGTTTATTCCAACGAAGTTATACCAATCAATTGCGATGAAAACGGATAATGGGAGAATTTCCGCGGAGAAACTGCTCGGGAAAAAAATCGGTGCGAACACCGACAACGGAAAGATCCAATTAAGAGAGATTGCTGCCACGACGTTGACTGCTGAAACAGATAATGGTCGAATCGAAATTGATAAGGTGCAAGCCGATCTTTTACGAACAAAAACTGATAACGGGCGCATTGAAATGCGTCATGTCGATGCGGACAGCATTGCAGTTGAGTCTGATAACGGTCGAATCGAGCTTGAGCATGTATCCGGATCCATCGTCGGCAGTACGGATAATGGACGAATTACACTACAGACGGATAGTCTGGATCGTAATATCGATTTACAAACTGATAACGGAAGCATCGTTATCCAATCTAGTATTGAGCCTAAAAATGTTTCCATTCATGCGAAGACGGGCCACGGTAAAGTCGACATTTTTGGAGACCGCAATTCACGGACGGTCATCGGTGCCGGAGAACATACGATTCGATTGAAGTCGGATAATGGGCGGATTACCGTTAGTTGA